One Xiphophorus couchianus chromosome 1, X_couchianus-1.0, whole genome shotgun sequence genomic region harbors:
- the gnb1a gene encoding guanine nucleotide-binding protein G(I)/G(S)/G(T) subunit beta-1 produces the protein MSELDQLRQEAEQLKNQIRDARKACADATLSQITANIDPVGRIQMRTRRTLRGHLAKIYAMHWGTDSRLLVSASQDGKLIIWDSYTTNKVHAIPLRSSWVMTCAYAPSGNYVACGGLDNICSIYNLKTREGNVRVSRELAGHTGYLSCCRFLDDNQIVTSSGDTTCALWDIETGQQTTTFAGHTGDVMSLSLSPDSRLFVSGACDASAKLWDIREGMCRQTFTGHESDINAICFFPNGNAFATGSDDATCRLFDLRADQELMVYSHDNIICGITSVAFSKSGRLLLAGYDDFNCNVWDTLKGDRAGVLAGHDNRVSCLGVTDDGMAVATGSWDSFLKIWN, from the exons ATGAGTGAACTGGATCAGCTACGCCAGGAGGCTGAGCAGCTCAAGAACCAGATCCGA gatgcCAGGAAAGCGTGTGCAGATGCTACCCTGTCTCAG ATCACAGCAAACATTGACCCCGTTGGCCGAATTCAGATGCGGACTAGACGGACGCTGAGGGGGCATTTGGCTAAGATCTATGCCATGCACTGGGGGACTGATTCAAG GCTTTTGGTCAGCGCTTCCCAGGATGGCAAACTCATTATTTGGGACAGCTACACCACGAACAAG GTCCACGCCATCCCGCTGCGCTCCTCCTGGGTGATGACGTGCGCTTATGCCCCTTCTGGGAACTACGTTGCCTGTGGTGGCCTGGACAACATCTGCTCCATCTACAACCTGAAGACCCGTGAAGGAAACGTGCGCGTCAGCCGTGAGCTGGCCGGACACACAG GTTACTTGTCCTGCTGTCGCTTCCTGGATGACAACCAGATTGTCACAAGCTCTGGAGACACCACCTG tgcTCTGTGGGACATTGAAACTGGTCAGCAGACCACTACGTTTGCTGGTCACACCGGTGATGTGATGAGCCTCTCGCTGTCGCCGGACAGCAGACTGTTTGTGTCAGGAGCCTGTGATGCCTCAGCCAAGCTCTGGGACATCAGAGAAGGAATGTGCCGGCAGACCTTCACTGGCCACGAGTCAGACATCAATGCCATCTGT TTCTTCCCCAATGGCAATGCCTTTGCCACGGGCTCAGACGACGCTACCTGCCGGCTGTTTGACCTGCGTGCCGACCAGGAGCTGATGGTTTACTCACATGACAACATCATCTGCGGCATCACCTCCGTAGCATTCTCCAAGAGTGGCCGCTTGCTGCTGGCTGGCTACGACGACTTCAACTGCAACGTCTGGGACACTTTGAAGGGCGACCGCGCAG GTGTCCTGGCCGGTCATGACAACCGGGTGAGCTGCTTGGGTGTGACCGACGACGGCATGGCAGTGGCAACAGGGTCCTGGGACAGCTTCCTCAAGATCTGGAACTAG
- the nadka gene encoding NAD kinase isoform X2, with translation MKFNQSVTEETQGSHSENKVWKWHIQDPASQRLTWNKPPKSVLVIKKIRDASLLQPFKELCTFLTEVKDLMVYVEKKVLDDPAISGDEVFAAITKKFCTFREDLDDISNRVDFIICLGGDGTLLYASSLFQESVPPVMAFHLGSLGFLTPFKFDTYQSQVTQIIEGNAAIVLRSRLQVRVLKENWEKKDTVDEKGIILTNKDLETSRKAMQYQVLNEVVVDRGPSSYLSNVDLFLDGHLITTVQGDGLIVSTPTGSTAYAVAAGASMIHPNVPAIMITPICPHSLSFRPIVVPAGVELQIKLSPDARNTAWVSFDGRKRQEICHGDSITITTSCFPVPSICFRDPVNDWFESLATCLHWNVRKKQNYLSSEDEEF, from the exons aTGAAGTTTAACCAGTCTGTAACAGAGGAGACACAGGGGAGCCACAGCGAGAACAAAGTCTGGAAATG GCATATTCAGGATCCCGCCAGCCAGAGACTGACGTGGAACAAGCCTCCGAAAAGTGTCCTTGTCATCAAGAAGATCCGAGACGCCAGCCTGCTTCAGCCTTTCAAGGAGCTCTGCACGTTCCTCACCGAG GTGAAGGACCTGATGGTTTACGTGGAGAAGAAGGTCCTGGATGATCCGGCCATTTCAGGCGACGAAGTTTTCGCCGCCATCACTAAGAAATTTTGCACTTTCAGAGAAG ATCTGGACGATATCTCCAATCGTGTGGACTTCATCATCTGTCTCGGTGGAGATGGAACGTTGCTGTACGCGTCTTCGCTTTTCCAG GAGAGCGTCCCCCCTGTCATGGCCTTCCACCTGGGCTCCCTGGGCTTCCTGACGCCGTTCAAGTTCGATACGTATCAGTCTCAGGTCACGCAGATCATCGAAG GAAACGCCGCCATCGTGCTGCGAAGTCGCCTGCAGGTGCGAGTGCTCAAGGAGAACTGGGAGAAGAAGGACACGGTGGACGAGAAGGGCATCATCCTGACCAATAAGGACCTGGAGACCAGCCGCAAAGCCATGCAGTATCAG gtTCTTAACGAGGTGGTGGTGGACAGAGGACCCTCCTCCTACCTGTCCAACGTGGACCTCTTCTTGGACGGACACCTGATCACCACGGTGCAGGGAGACG GTTTGATCGTTTCCACGCCGACGGGCAGCACGGCGTACGCGGTGGCCGCCGGAGCCTCCATGATCCACCCCAACGTCCCGGCCATCATGATCACCCCCATCTGTCCTCACTCCCTCTCCTTCAGACCCATCGTGGTGCCTGCTGGAGTGGAGCTCCAG aTAAAGCTCTCCCCTGATGCCAGGAACACGGCCTGGGTGTCGTTCGACGGCAGGAAGAGACAGGAGATCTGCCACGGAGACAG TATCACCATCACCACTTCCTGCTTCCCCGTTCCCTCCATCTGCTTCCGAGACCCGGTGAACGACTGGTTCGAGAGCCTGGCCACGTGTTTACACTGGAACGTGAGGAAGAAGCAGAACTACCTCAGCTCGGAGGACGAAGAGTTCTGA
- the nadka gene encoding NAD kinase isoform X1: MDGGSEVRLEAPTFCCSTCEGAPITGRRSAQRMKARSLSTSSATYSEHRRTQWLHGPSPVTTFGPKACMLQNPHAVMHIQDPASQRLTWNKPPKSVLVIKKIRDASLLQPFKELCTFLTEVKDLMVYVEKKVLDDPAISGDEVFAAITKKFCTFREDLDDISNRVDFIICLGGDGTLLYASSLFQESVPPVMAFHLGSLGFLTPFKFDTYQSQVTQIIEGNAAIVLRSRLQVRVLKENWEKKDTVDEKGIILTNKDLETSRKAMQYQVLNEVVVDRGPSSYLSNVDLFLDGHLITTVQGDGLIVSTPTGSTAYAVAAGASMIHPNVPAIMITPICPHSLSFRPIVVPAGVELQIKLSPDARNTAWVSFDGRKRQEICHGDSITITTSCFPVPSICFRDPVNDWFESLATCLHWNVRKKQNYLSSEDEEF, encoded by the exons ATGGACGGTGGATCAGAGGTGCGACTGGAGGCCCCCACCTTCTGCTGCTCCACCTGTGAGGGAGCACCAATCACAGGTCGCCGCTCCGCTCAACGCATGAAGGCCCGCAGTCTGAGCACCTCCTCAGCCACTTACTCAGAACACAG GAGGACTCAGTGGCTTCATGGACCGAGTCCTGTCACCACATTTGGCCCGAAGGCATGCATGCTCCAGAATCCACATGCTGTGAT GCATATTCAGGATCCCGCCAGCCAGAGACTGACGTGGAACAAGCCTCCGAAAAGTGTCCTTGTCATCAAGAAGATCCGAGACGCCAGCCTGCTTCAGCCTTTCAAGGAGCTCTGCACGTTCCTCACCGAG GTGAAGGACCTGATGGTTTACGTGGAGAAGAAGGTCCTGGATGATCCGGCCATTTCAGGCGACGAAGTTTTCGCCGCCATCACTAAGAAATTTTGCACTTTCAGAGAAG ATCTGGACGATATCTCCAATCGTGTGGACTTCATCATCTGTCTCGGTGGAGATGGAACGTTGCTGTACGCGTCTTCGCTTTTCCAG GAGAGCGTCCCCCCTGTCATGGCCTTCCACCTGGGCTCCCTGGGCTTCCTGACGCCGTTCAAGTTCGATACGTATCAGTCTCAGGTCACGCAGATCATCGAAG GAAACGCCGCCATCGTGCTGCGAAGTCGCCTGCAGGTGCGAGTGCTCAAGGAGAACTGGGAGAAGAAGGACACGGTGGACGAGAAGGGCATCATCCTGACCAATAAGGACCTGGAGACCAGCCGCAAAGCCATGCAGTATCAG gtTCTTAACGAGGTGGTGGTGGACAGAGGACCCTCCTCCTACCTGTCCAACGTGGACCTCTTCTTGGACGGACACCTGATCACCACGGTGCAGGGAGACG GTTTGATCGTTTCCACGCCGACGGGCAGCACGGCGTACGCGGTGGCCGCCGGAGCCTCCATGATCCACCCCAACGTCCCGGCCATCATGATCACCCCCATCTGTCCTCACTCCCTCTCCTTCAGACCCATCGTGGTGCCTGCTGGAGTGGAGCTCCAG aTAAAGCTCTCCCCTGATGCCAGGAACACGGCCTGGGTGTCGTTCGACGGCAGGAAGAGACAGGAGATCTGCCACGGAGACAG TATCACCATCACCACTTCCTGCTTCCCCGTTCCCTCCATCTGCTTCCGAGACCCGGTGAACGACTGGTTCGAGAGCCTGGCCACGTGTTTACACTGGAACGTGAGGAAGAAGCAGAACTACCTCAGCTCGGAGGACGAAGAGTTCTGA